In Scatophagus argus isolate fScaArg1 chromosome 3, fScaArg1.pri, whole genome shotgun sequence, the genomic stretch TTTTTACCTTAAACCTGACAAGATAGTAGACTGCAAACTACAGATAGTATCATGAAATCTTGTATTGGCTTCTGGCCTGTGTTTTATTCCACTGTGCAGTACATTTGTACATCTGCATTGCGTTGTTTTGCTTGTTATTCTAATCTCCTCAGTTACGAAGCTAGGCGTTCCTCTCGCTGAGCAAATCagtcaattaattaaataatcatTCAATCattcaattaattaaatatttagtCCGACATCCTATATATACACTCCCAGTTCTCGAAAATTGATTGCATAGAGAAGTGCACCTGCACTCTGAACTGACCATCACATGAGCAGCAAATTTTGATTTTTCCTACATACAGGGCAAAATGAAGCACGGCCGTAATATGGAGCTTCCGGAGGATTTCTGGATCCCCATCCCTCTGGATACCGACAACATAACATCTCTCAGCCCCTTCCTGGTCCCCCAGGACCATCTATCAAACTCAGGCACCTTCTATGCAATGGCTGTATacatgttttttatatttactgtGGGTACTGCCATCAATGTCCTTACAATTGCATGCACCATCCAGTACAAGAAGCTCCGGTCCCACCTCAACTACATCCTGGTGAACTTGGCCGTGGCAAACCTTCTCGTGTCCTGTGTGGGTTCCTTCACTGCCATGTGCAATTTTTCAACCAGATATTTTGTCTTTGGACCTCTGGCATGCAAGATTGAAGGTTTCATGGTTACACTTGGCGGTAAGACAAACTTTTGGACACAGATATAAGACTGTGATACTTGAGTTTTGATaagttaataaaaaatgtatcttTCTTTATATCATTCCAGGCATGGTTAGCCTGTGGTCTCTAGCTGTGGTAGCTTTTGAAAGATGGCTGGTCATCTGCAAGCCACTTGGTACCTTTATTTTCAAGCCTGACCACGCTTTAGCTTGCTGTGCATTCACCTGGGTGATTGCATTGATTGCCTCAGGTCCTCCACTTGTAGGATGGAGCAGgtaagcaaagaaaacaaaccccAAAACAACCTACACTCTGCATATCATCTCAAAACTGAGGAGCTGGGATGTACACTTAATGCTCTTGTGATCATATCTCCAGGTACATCCCAGAAGGCCTGCAGTGCTCCTGTGGTCCAGATTGGTAcaccacaaacaacaaatacaacaatgaATCTTATGTTATGTTccttttctgcttctgctttgcTGTTCCCCTTACAGTCATTATCTTCTGCTATGCTCAGCTCCTCATTACGTTGAAAATGGTGAGGcaaatttaaaagacaaaagtaatgTTACTCAGAAAGCCCAGAGGAACCTTAAGACACAAACTGATCTCTCAACAGGCAGCAAAGGCCCAGGCTGAGTCTGCCTCCACccagaaagcagagagggaggtgaCCAGGATGGTGGTCGTCATGGTGCTGGGCTTCCTGGTGTGCTGGTTGCCTTACACCACTTTTGCTCTTTGGGTTGTGAATAACCGTGGGCAACCATTCGACCTGAGATTTGCTTCAGTACCATCCGTCTTTTCTAAGTCCTCTGCCGTCTACAACCCAGTTATTTATGTTCTCCTCAACAAACAGGTTGGTCTGTAATATGCCCTGTGAAATCGAAAACACATTACACTTCTGGACACGCACGGTGTaaatgagacacagaaagagagattaaTATGCTTCATGTTTTGAAGAAGGtacagtttctgtttgttcctGATGTCggactaacaaaaaaaaaaacagcatgtagACTCACAGAAAACCTGCTCTATAGAAACACACGTAAATTCAGTAATGATCAGCAAATTCTCGTAAATATATAGAGAGACATTGGTATAAATTGCTCATGCAAAATTATTAATGAAAGACAGCATGTCTgattagaaacaaaacaacctaACTTAACCTAACCTAACCATAAACAATTACAATTTGTGTGAAGATTTTCGTATTTCGTATTTCTTGGATTTCAGTTCCGTTCTTGCATGATGAAGATGCTGGGGATGGGtggaggtgaggatgaagagtCGTCGACCCAGTCAGTGACCGAAGTCTCCAAAGTCGGGCCTGCTTAGACTGCACATTAAGACTTGTCTGCCACCAATGATTTGTGAATTGTAAATAACatgaaatgtatgtgtgttttgtcatatgaaaaatgcacaaagcTGCAACTCAGtcataaagaaataatgaataatctgcaaagtgaaaaataaaaaaaacaaacaaacatgtaaatagTGTGTGTATGATGTTGATACTGGAAAGCATCTATTTCAGCGGGGTGGACTCTGTACAGTTTCCTTATAAAGATATTGTGTTGTTAGGTGTATGTTCACTGCAACATGTAAGAGTCTGTTACACCAGCTGTACTGTCAATGTGCTTTCCTGAGAAGTTCAAAAAATGCTGTGTGTTAACAGTTCAGTTTTGTCCCTGTTCATGACTGTAAACACCCACAAAATCTGtgttatttctgctgttttttaaaaatactggtGTATCAGAAGCATATACACATGAAGATGTTTTGTGTAGATATTGAGTGTAATTGAGCATGATTAACACATTCttgcacagtaaatatttaaaaattaagtTAATAATGTACCGATAAAAGTGTTCAACAGTACCAGATTAATATTGCTGTTTTATGATACTGCTTTTACTATCcctattttatttgttaatttaaaattCATACCCCAGTGGCTGGACTCTGCAATATCTTTCACTGTCCTGTGAAGACACGCGGATGTGTATATCTGTGCAGTCGGTCGTTGTGATGGATTATTCTGTAGTGACCACTTTCTGCAACCATTGTGGTTTCTCAATGTCTTTTGCATCCTGTAAGCTCAGGGAAGGTGGCAAAATGCCAACAAGATAACACAAAGCTTGAGTTAAACCAGCAGAGTGGATTACAAAGGTCCACAGCACATGGGATTACCAGATTTAATATTAATGGAAACCGAATTAGCAGGCAAAGACCTGTTGTGCTCTTCTGTAAGAAAGAAGGATTAACCTGTTTAACTAGATGAtttgtacatgtacatgcatgcttgtgtgtctgttcctTTATTCAGATACCTGCAGGTAATGTTTCTAAAAAAAGGATTGAATCTTGAAATTCTTAAATTCAACAGGATGAGGGTCTTAATGTCAGAAagagcctgtgaatattctcattcatccaggtcatggttatctcaaggaaattcaatcgaacgcaactggacttagttatttgtcttgaagacgtttcacctctcataataactaagtccagttgcgttcgattgaatttccttgagataatgTCAAAATGAGTGTAATTTCAGCATCCATAGTGCTAATTCAGATCGTTGTCCACCTTAAACAACAATCTCTTACAAAAAGATTGTTGTCTTATGCAGTAATTTGATAAGGTTGAGCACATGATTTCCCAACACAAGCACAACTGTGTCTATTTTCCAATAGGAAGACTTAATATTAGATTGCGTGTGACAACTGGTTGTGTTCTATGAACATGCGGTGTACATCATCCTTATCCTTTTTGGCGTCACATCCAGGAGCGAAGCCACTAAATGACTTAAGAGCAATCAATCTAACtccaatcaatcagtcaattatGGAATCAAGTCTGTAATGGGGATGAGTGGCATCCTGGGGAACTCTATAAAACTAACTGCTctacaaaagctttcagagagCTGTTAGAGATGTTAGGTACGCAGAATtaacagttttcacattttcctgaTAAACATAATTCGTATTGTTATCATATGATATATGTGATATAGGAAAAGAGGAGAACACTCAGAGTATAACCATTGTGATCAAAAAGTGACATAATGAGGGGAAATCGTGAAATGGAGCTGCCAGAGGACTTCTGGATACCCATCTCTCTGGACACCAATAACATCACGTCACTCAGTCCCTTCCTGGTTCCTCAGGACCACTTGGGCAACTCCAGCATTTTCTATGCCATGGCAGCATTTATGTTCTTTTTATTCGTTGTTGGCACTGCCATTAACGCCCTCACGGTTGCATGCACCATCCAGTACAAGAAGCTTCGTTCCCACCTCAACTACATCCTGGTGAACTTGGCTGTGGCAAACCTTCTCGTGTCCTGTGTGGGCTCCTCTACTGCCTGCTGCTCCTTTGCATTCAGATATTTTGTCTTTGGACCTCTGGCATGCAAGATTGAAGGCTTTGTGGCCACACTTGGTGGTAAGACAAACTTTTGGACACACGTATAAGATTGTGATGACAGTTGATTTTTAATGAACTAAtcaaaaaaacatcttttttatATCATTCCAGGCATGGTTAGCCTGTGGTCTCTAGCTGTGGTAGCTTTTGAGAGATGGCTGGTCATCTGCAAGCCACTTGGTAACTTTATTTTCAAGCCCGACCACGCTTTAGCTTGCTGTGCATTCACCTGGGTGATTGCATTGATTGCCTCAATTCCTCCACTCGTAGGATGGAGCAGGTAAGCAAAAAACCAAACCCCAAAACAACCTACACTCTGCATATCATCTCAAAACTGAGGAGCTGGGACGTACACTTAATGCTCTTGTGATCTCCAGGTACATCCCAGAAGGCCTGCAGTGCTCCTGTGGTCCAGACTGGTACACCACagacaacaaatacaacaatgaATCTTATGTTATGTTCCTTTTTGGCTTCTGCTTTGCTGTTCCCCTCATCACCATTATCTTCTGCTACACCCAGCTCCTCGTTACCTTGAAAATggtgaggcaaaaaaaaaaatcaccaaaaacACACCAGACAACATGTAGCTTAAATTCAGTGTGATTTGCTGAAAAGGGGGTTTGAAAAGACAGAACTTTTACATTTGACAGTATAAAAGTCTTTTCAAGGTTGGCTAACGTTTAAGCAACATTTACTGATTTTCAGAGTCaatgtgtgtcagtgtactGACTCTTGATCTCCTCCTCAACAGGCAGCAAAGGCCCAGGCTGAGTCTGCCTCCACccagaaagcagagagggaggtgaCCAGGATGGTGGTCGTCATGGTGCTGGGCTTCCTGGTGTGCTGGTTGCCTTACGCCTCTTTTGCTCTTTGGGTTGTGAATAACCGTGGGCAACCATTCGACCTGAGAATGGCGACCATACCCTCCTGCTTCTCGAAGGCCTCCACAGTGTACAACCCTGTTATCTACATTCTCCTCAACAAACAGGTTGGTCTGTTCACTCTGATTCAGAAAGCTACAAGGCAGGACACGGCTCTGTAAAATGTTGTGATGCACAGCTAATTTGAAAAGGCGTGCaccatttaatttttttgaaattgaaaatgaaatgaaacgaAAATGTGCCAACATGGTCTCCGTGCACCACATATGGTTTCTTTAAGTTCTATCAAAGTTCTATTTGACTTTTATAATCTTAAAGTTTCCTCCTTTTACATTTATTAGACCATACAGTCATTTGGAAAAAAGACGACTTGATGTGTAAATGCCATATTTTTTGCTGCTCTGTTGCTGAGATGTTTGATCGCTCAGCTTGATAGCAAGCAGCTTCAACAAACT encodes the following:
- the LOC124056840 gene encoding blue-sensitive opsin-like, which encodes MRGNREMELPEDFWIPISLDTNNITSLSPFLVPQDHLGNSSIFYAMAAFMFFLFVVGTAINALTVACTIQYKKLRSHLNYILVNLAVANLLVSCVGSSTACCSFAFRYFVFGPLACKIEGFVATLGGMVSLWSLAVVAFERWLVICKPLGNFIFKPDHALACCAFTWVIALIASIPPLVGWSRYIPEGLQCSCGPDWYTTDNKYNNESYVMFLFGFCFAVPLITIIFCYTQLLVTLKMAAKAQAESASTQKAEREVTRMVVVMVLGFLVCWLPYASFALWVVNNRGQPFDLRMATIPSCFSKASTVYNPVIYILLNKQFRSCMMKMLGMGDGEEESSTTQSVTEVSKVGPA
- the LOC124056836 gene encoding blue-sensitive opsin-like, which codes for MKHGRNMELPEDFWIPIPLDTDNITSLSPFLVPQDHLSNSGTFYAMAVYMFFIFTVGTAINVLTIACTIQYKKLRSHLNYILVNLAVANLLVSCVGSFTAMCNFSTRYFVFGPLACKIEGFMVTLGGMVSLWSLAVVAFERWLVICKPLGTFIFKPDHALACCAFTWVIALIASGPPLVGWSRYIPEGLQCSCGPDWYTTNNKYNNESYVMFLFCFCFAVPLTVIIFCYAQLLITLKMAAKAQAESASTQKAEREVTRMVVVMVLGFLVCWLPYTTFALWVVNNRGQPFDLRFASVPSVFSKSSAVYNPVIYVLLNKQFRSCMMKMLGMGGGEDEESSTQSVTEVSKVGPA